A DNA window from Citrobacter tructae contains the following coding sequences:
- a CDS encoding glutathione S-transferase, with product MKLIGSYTSPFVRKISILLLEKGITFEFVNELPYNAENGVARYNPLGKVPALVTDQGEYWYDSPIIAEYIELLDIAPAMLPREPLASLKVRQLEALADGIMDAGLVSVREQARPAAQQSEIELLRQREKITRSLDVLEGYLADGTLKTDTVNLATIAIACAVGYLNFRRVSPGWCVDRPRLVKLVETLFQRESFARTEPPKA from the coding sequence ATGAAACTCATAGGTAGCTACACCAGCCCTTTTGTGCGAAAAATTTCCATTCTGTTGCTGGAAAAGGGCATCACTTTCGAATTTGTTAATGAACTCCCCTACAACGCGGAAAACGGCGTGGCACGATATAACCCGTTAGGGAAAGTGCCTGCGCTGGTCACCGATCAAGGAGAGTACTGGTACGACTCCCCGATCATTGCGGAATACATTGAACTGCTGGATATCGCGCCAGCTATGTTACCGCGTGAACCGCTGGCGTCACTGAAAGTACGACAACTTGAAGCACTGGCAGATGGCATTATGGATGCCGGACTGGTTTCTGTACGCGAACAGGCCCGGCCCGCCGCACAGCAGTCAGAAATCGAACTGCTGCGCCAGCGCGAGAAAATTACCCGCAGTCTGGATGTGCTGGAAGGCTATCTGGCAGACGGTACGCTGAAAACAGATACAGTGAATCTGGCAACCATCGCCATTGCTTGCGCGGTGGGCTATCTCAATTTCCGTCGGGTCTCACCCGGTTGGTGCGTTGACCGACCAAGGTTGGTCAAGCTGGTGGAAACGCTCTTTCAGCGTGAGAGTTTTGCCCGCACGGAACCGCCAAAGGCTTGA